One genomic segment of Cohaesibacter gelatinilyticus includes these proteins:
- a CDS encoding LysR family transcriptional regulator yields the protein MLTHRQIRYFLAVVDAGQISAAAKALNVSQSAVTLSIKDMEERLGAMLFERLPTGLRLTRAGQQFQHHARDIAASFEAAMKSVVSIDESITGHIRLGMSWTLSSYFAIPVMEQFWRKHPQIEVELIEAPRENLEQALVEGQLDLALVLTSNLSRDLGLTSRTFHKSKRHLWVSVDHPLAKQKQVSLADIAQHSYAILRSDEADRQALTYWNEQTGQPHIKLESASIEAVRSLVASGQAVSILSDVIYRPWTLEGRRVEKIEVLEPIPTMDVGIAWKASRELNTAEELLLQAFN from the coding sequence ATGCTGACCCATCGTCAGATCCGCTATTTTCTGGCTGTTGTCGATGCCGGGCAAATTTCGGCTGCAGCAAAAGCTTTGAATGTCTCTCAATCTGCCGTGACCTTGTCAATCAAGGATATGGAGGAGAGACTGGGAGCAATGCTTTTCGAGCGATTACCGACCGGTTTGCGCCTGACCCGAGCCGGACAGCAATTTCAACATCATGCAAGAGATATAGCCGCCTCTTTTGAAGCGGCGATGAAAAGTGTTGTAAGCATTGATGAAAGCATCACCGGTCACATCAGACTGGGCATGAGCTGGACGCTTTCTTCCTATTTCGCCATTCCCGTGATGGAGCAATTCTGGCGCAAGCATCCACAGATCGAAGTGGAGCTCATCGAGGCCCCACGCGAAAATCTGGAACAGGCCCTGGTCGAAGGTCAACTTGATCTGGCACTTGTTCTGACCTCCAATCTGTCAAGGGATCTGGGCCTGACAAGTCGCACCTTCCACAAATCCAAACGGCATCTCTGGGTCAGCGTCGACCATCCATTGGCCAAGCAAAAACAAGTAAGCCTGGCGGATATCGCACAACATTCTTACGCAATCCTGCGCTCGGACGAAGCGGATAGACAAGCACTTACTTACTGGAATGAACAAACAGGTCAGCCCCACATCAAGCTGGAATCGGCTTCCATCGAAGCGGTGCGCAGTCTGGTTGCCTCTGGTCAGGCGGTCAGCATTCTCAGCGATGTCATCTATCGCCCCTGGACACTCGAGGGACGGCGCGTGGAGAAAATTGAAGTCCTGGAGCCCATTCCAACCATGGATGTCGGCATCGCCTGGAAGGCATCACGCGAGTTGAATACAGCAGAGGAATTACTGCTTCAGGCATTTAATTAA
- a CDS encoding DUF6500 family protein, with the protein MRSSLRAKAIAICDEKIAKKGEGVGLSFYAFFANKNDDPDLLLEAAVWWIKTHELDHFEKAVKIREMIKSGV; encoded by the coding sequence ATGAGATCAAGTTTGAGAGCCAAAGCGATAGCAATCTGTGATGAAAAGATTGCAAAGAAAGGAGAGGGTGTGGGTCTTTCATTTTATGCTTTCTTCGCCAATAAGAATGATGACCCGGATCTGCTTTTGGAAGCGGCGGTTTGGTGGATCAAGACGCACGAGCTTGATCACTTTGAAAAAGCGGTGAAAATCCGTGAGATGATTAAATCTGGCGTTTGA
- a CDS encoding ABC transporter permease gives MKMPATSNPTAPADMNQAHKKKLPQEFSIFLVLIGIAALFEILGWIFVGQSFLANSKRLVIIVLQVSIIGIIAVGVTQVIITSGIDLSGGSVAALAAMIAASLAQASGGFSIFYPGVVDLPVIVPILAAIGVGMLAGWLNGAITAYTGVPPFIPTLGMLVAARGIAVLYSEGQPIFGLTESYVALGQGAMPVVIFLGVAVLFHILLTYTVYGRRTYAIGSNEEAARTVGIKVNRHKVLVYSIAGGLAGLAGIVMSARATMGQPGMGFMYELDAISAAVIGGTSLFGGKGRISGTVIGVFILGVITSGFTFLRVDFYYQEIAKGMIIVAAVIADQRRQGKRA, from the coding sequence ATGAAAATGCCAGCTACATCTAATCCGACCGCCCCAGCCGATATGAATCAGGCGCACAAGAAGAAACTTCCGCAGGAATTCAGCATATTTCTGGTGTTGATCGGCATTGCCGCCCTGTTCGAGATTCTGGGCTGGATCTTTGTCGGTCAAAGCTTTCTGGCCAACTCCAAACGTTTGGTCATCATCGTCCTGCAAGTTTCCATCATCGGCATCATTGCCGTTGGTGTAACACAGGTCATCATCACCTCGGGCATTGATTTGTCAGGGGGCTCGGTCGCCGCCCTCGCCGCCATGATCGCGGCCAGTCTGGCACAAGCCTCCGGCGGGTTCTCCATTTTCTATCCGGGCGTGGTTGACCTTCCGGTCATCGTGCCGATCCTGGCCGCCATTGGCGTCGGGATGCTGGCAGGCTGGTTGAATGGTGCCATCACCGCCTATACCGGTGTGCCACCCTTCATTCCAACGCTGGGAATGCTTGTCGCTGCCCGTGGCATCGCGGTTCTCTATTCCGAAGGTCAGCCAATCTTTGGCCTGACCGAGAGCTATGTCGCGCTTGGCCAGGGTGCCATGCCAGTGGTGATCTTCCTTGGCGTTGCGGTCCTGTTCCATATCCTTCTGACCTATACGGTCTATGGGCGCCGCACCTATGCCATCGGCTCCAATGAGGAAGCCGCCCGCACGGTGGGTATCAAGGTCAACCGTCACAAGGTGCTGGTCTATTCCATCGCCGGTGGTTTGGCGGGCCTCGCAGGCATCGTGATGAGCGCGCGCGCCACCATGGGGCAGCCGGGCATGGGCTTCATGTATGAGCTCGACGCCATTTCAGCAGCCGTGATTGGTGGCACCTCGCTCTTCGGGGGTAAGGGTCGCATTTCCGGCACCGTCATCGGCGTCTTCATTCTGGGTGTCATTACCTCTGGCTTCACCTTTCTGCGCGTTGATTTCTACTATCAGGAAATCGCCAAGGGCATGATCATTGTGGCCGCCGTGATTGCTGACCAACGCCGTCAAGGCAAGCGGGCTTAG
- a CDS encoding sugar ABC transporter substrate-binding protein: MKKLKLLAAAASFAALTSAAMAGTIGFSSPNFDDNFQTVLRETAKSHAEKLGHSIQIEDAREDVGMQLSQIQNFIASGVDAIILAPVSAAATPQITKMAEAAGIPLIYVNRRPADLDKLGDKAAFVGSDETWSGTLEAFEICNQAAGTGKAVMLMGILSNEAAVTRSEDVREVLKLSMCKGIELIAEQEAKWQRTEANNVVANWLSSGKDFNIVFANNDEMALGALQALKAAGVNMDDVLVGGVDATADALASMKAGELDVTVFQNANGQATGAVDAAISAMEGNALPNWINIPFELVTPANVDKYMGNN, encoded by the coding sequence ATGAAAAAACTCAAGCTACTCGCAGCCGCCGCTTCTTTTGCAGCTCTGACCTCAGCCGCCATGGCGGGCACCATCGGCTTCTCCAGCCCGAACTTTGATGACAACTTCCAGACCGTTCTGCGTGAAACAGCAAAAAGCCATGCAGAAAAACTGGGTCACAGCATCCAGATCGAAGATGCACGTGAGGATGTAGGCATGCAGCTGAGCCAGATCCAGAACTTCATCGCTTCCGGTGTTGACGCCATCATTCTGGCTCCTGTTTCTGCAGCCGCGACCCCACAGATCACCAAGATGGCAGAAGCTGCAGGCATTCCCCTTATCTATGTGAACCGCCGCCCTGCCGATCTGGACAAGCTTGGCGACAAGGCAGCCTTCGTTGGCTCCGATGAAACCTGGTCCGGTACTCTGGAAGCCTTTGAGATCTGCAATCAGGCAGCAGGCACCGGCAAAGCCGTCATGCTGATGGGCATCCTGTCCAATGAGGCAGCCGTGACCCGTTCTGAAGACGTTCGCGAAGTGCTGAAGCTCTCCATGTGCAAGGGTATCGAACTGATCGCTGAGCAGGAAGCAAAATGGCAGCGAACGGAAGCCAACAACGTTGTGGCCAACTGGCTGAGCTCCGGCAAGGACTTCAACATTGTCTTTGCCAACAACGACGAAATGGCTCTTGGTGCCTTGCAAGCCCTGAAAGCGGCCGGTGTGAATATGGATGACGTATTGGTTGGCGGCGTTGACGCAACTGCTGATGCCCTTGCTTCCATGAAAGCTGGTGAGCTGGATGTGACTGTCTTCCAGAATGCCAATGGTCAGGCCACCGGTGCTGTTGATGCTGCCATTTCCGCGATGGAAGGCAACGCCCTGCCAAACTGGATCAATATTCCGTTTGAATTGGTGACCCCTGCCAATGTCGACAAATATATGGGCAACAACTAA
- a CDS encoding ATP-binding cassette domain-containing protein: MTDSRKLVLRTQDLCKNYGGVQALKGADFELYEGEHVAIVGDNGAGKSTFVRQITGVEQPSSGSIFFDGKEVAFKTPLDAREAGIEAVFQNLALANDLDVPANIFLGREEVYFNLGPFSFLNEKKMLEQAKEGLERTAVKIPNLRNAIGNMSGGQRQCVAISRSAAFASKLIIMDEPTAALGVQETTQVENIIRRLKEQGVPLILVSHNLRQVFNLVDRIFVFRRGEIVGVVNAKESDGNEIVSLITGVQTGVHENASYI, translated from the coding sequence ATGACAGATAGTCGTAAACTCGTGCTGAGAACTCAGGATCTGTGCAAGAATTACGGTGGCGTGCAGGCTCTCAAGGGAGCAGATTTCGAACTCTATGAAGGCGAGCATGTTGCTATTGTCGGCGACAATGGCGCTGGCAAATCCACTTTTGTCCGTCAAATCACAGGTGTTGAGCAACCAAGCTCCGGCTCCATCTTCTTTGACGGCAAGGAAGTCGCTTTCAAAACCCCGCTCGATGCTCGTGAAGCCGGTATTGAAGCCGTCTTCCAGAATCTGGCCCTGGCCAATGATCTGGATGTTCCGGCCAATATCTTTTTGGGCCGCGAGGAAGTCTATTTCAATCTTGGTCCCTTCAGCTTTCTCAATGAAAAGAAGATGCTGGAGCAAGCCAAGGAAGGTCTGGAGCGGACCGCGGTCAAGATCCCGAACCTGCGCAATGCCATCGGCAACATGTCCGGTGGGCAGCGTCAGTGTGTGGCCATTTCCCGCTCCGCTGCCTTTGCTTCCAAACTGATCATCATGGATGAGCCGACAGCCGCTCTCGGTGTTCAGGAAACCACACAGGTGGAAAACATCATTCGCCGCCTGAAAGAACAGGGCGTGCCGCTCATTCTGGTCAGCCATAACTTGCGTCAGGTCTTCAATCTTGTGGACCGCATTTTCGTATTCCGTCGCGGTGAAATCGTCGGCGTTGTCAATGCCAAGGAAAGCGATGGCAACGAGATTGTTTCCCTGATAACAGGCGTTCAGACAGGTGTTCATGAAAATGCCAGCTACATCTAA
- a CDS encoding MAPEG family protein: MELEYHVLLIACCLGLTHIACASFAFKRQVGHAYTIGPRDDALTPIGLAGRLQRAQTNFFETFPIFLALIFMLAQLQEFDQLSQWGSMIYLIGRLMFLPLYAFGVVLYRTLAWKIATTGIALMVISIFV; this comes from the coding sequence ATGGAATTGGAATATCATGTGCTGTTGATCGCATGCTGTCTTGGGCTGACTCACATTGCTTGCGCGTCATTTGCATTCAAAAGACAGGTTGGTCATGCTTATACAATTGGCCCCCGTGATGATGCCTTAACTCCGATTGGTCTGGCCGGACGATTACAAAGAGCTCAGACTAATTTCTTCGAGACCTTTCCGATCTTTCTGGCGCTGATTTTCATGCTTGCTCAACTTCAGGAGTTTGACCAACTCAGCCAGTGGGGAAGCATGATCTATTTGATAGGCAGGCTGATGTTCTTGCCGCTTTATGCATTTGGTGTGGTCTTGTATCGAACTTTGGCATGGAAGATCGCAACCACCGGCATTGCACTGATGGTGATATCGATTTTTGTCTAG
- a CDS encoding ABC transporter permease, with protein sequence MDTTSSTGGAAFTKPPLIQRLPKDTGIFMVLIGIAALFEILGWIYADQTFIFNGQRLFIMILQMAIIGIMAIGVTQIIIMAGIDLSGGSILGFAGLVAASLAQSSDFARAVYPSLTDLPVIVPVLAGIAVGAALGFVNGGLIAATAIPPFIATLGMLVAARGLARWYTSGKQVSFFVEDFAVFGSGAWPIIIFLSVALLFHVLLSYTVYGRRTYAIGSNEDAARVAGIDVKKHKILVYTMAGGLYGLAAIVQTSRAMTAQSGTGLMLELDAISAVVIGGTSLFGGRGRIFGTIIGVMILGVLTSGFTFLGIDVFYINIVKGVIIVAAVVADTYRQKRSSIR encoded by the coding sequence ATGGACACGACAAGTTCGACTGGCGGAGCTGCTTTCACCAAGCCACCGCTTATACAACGTCTGCCAAAAGACACCGGCATCTTCATGGTGCTGATTGGCATCGCCGCCCTGTTTGAAATTCTGGGCTGGATCTATGCGGATCAGACCTTCATCTTCAACGGCCAGCGCCTCTTCATCATGATCTTGCAGATGGCCATCATCGGCATCATGGCAATCGGCGTAACGCAAATCATCATCATGGCAGGGATAGATCTATCAGGCGGTTCGATTCTCGGCTTTGCCGGATTGGTCGCGGCATCCCTTGCGCAAAGTTCCGACTTTGCCCGGGCGGTCTATCCATCCCTGACCGATCTGCCGGTCATTGTTCCGGTTCTGGCTGGGATCGCCGTCGGCGCAGCCCTTGGTTTCGTCAATGGCGGGCTGATCGCCGCCACAGCCATTCCTCCCTTCATTGCCACCCTTGGCATGCTGGTCGCGGCGCGCGGTCTGGCCCGCTGGTATACAAGCGGCAAACAGGTCAGCTTCTTCGTTGAAGATTTTGCGGTCTTTGGCTCAGGTGCCTGGCCCATCATCATCTTCCTGTCCGTGGCTTTGCTGTTCCATGTGCTGCTCAGCTATACGGTTTATGGACGCCGCACCTATGCCATCGGCTCCAATGAAGATGCTGCCCGTGTGGCTGGCATTGATGTCAAGAAGCACAAGATCCTGGTTTATACCATGGCTGGCGGTCTCTATGGCCTGGCTGCCATTGTACAGACCTCCCGTGCCATGACCGCACAGTCTGGCACAGGCCTGATGCTGGAGCTGGATGCCATCTCGGCTGTGGTCATCGGCGGCACATCGCTCTTTGGAGGGCGCGGCCGGATCTTTGGCACCATCATCGGGGTCATGATCCTTGGGGTTCTGACCTCGGGCTTCACCTTCCTTGGCATTGATGTCTTCTATATCAATATCGTCAAGGGCGTGATCATCGTTGCCGCTGTGGTGGCCGACACCTATCGGCAAAAACGCAGCTCGATCCGATAA
- a CDS encoding DMT family transporter — MISNKRETQNLAIGIFWMIGSLASFIGIAVASRELSQSLSIFQILFFRSLVGVGIILLFVRTLLPEIRQTKRMMLHFSRNVVHFGAQCCWTLGVALLPLSEVFALEFTMPVWAALFAFLFLGEKISRARMIAVFASFAGILVILRPGFEIVDPASFIVLIAAIGFGISVIMVKILTKDCSPAVIVVWMILLQLPMGLALAIPNWQSPSLENVPWIILAGITGMSAHYTMAKALKLVDASIAIPIDFFRVPLIALVGFYLYGEVIEAWLLLGALLIFGSNYYALRSEARNKTI; from the coding sequence ATGATCAGCAACAAAAGAGAGACACAGAATCTTGCTATTGGCATTTTCTGGATGATTGGCAGCCTCGCCTCCTTCATCGGCATCGCCGTTGCGTCGCGGGAATTGTCACAATCTTTGTCGATCTTTCAAATTCTGTTTTTCCGCTCGCTCGTTGGTGTCGGCATTATATTGCTGTTCGTGCGCACCTTGTTACCAGAAATACGCCAAACCAAGCGGATGATGCTGCATTTCTCGCGCAATGTGGTGCATTTTGGAGCGCAATGTTGCTGGACCTTGGGCGTTGCCCTTCTGCCCTTGTCAGAAGTTTTCGCATTGGAATTCACCATGCCGGTCTGGGCGGCTTTGTTCGCTTTTCTGTTCCTGGGAGAGAAAATCAGCCGCGCCCGGATGATCGCGGTCTTTGCCAGCTTTGCCGGAATATTGGTGATCCTGCGGCCGGGCTTCGAGATCGTCGATCCGGCATCCTTCATTGTGCTGATCGCAGCCATTGGCTTTGGTATATCCGTCATCATGGTCAAGATCCTAACCAAGGATTGCTCGCCTGCCGTAATTGTTGTCTGGATGATCCTGCTGCAATTGCCCATGGGACTGGCATTGGCAATCCCCAATTGGCAATCACCCAGCCTTGAAAATGTGCCATGGATCATTCTGGCCGGAATTACCGGCATGAGCGCGCATTACACAATGGCCAAGGCGTTGAAGCTGGTGGATGCCTCGATCGCCATTCCGATCGACTTCTTCCGGGTGCCCTTGATCGCTCTGGTCGGCTTCTATCTCTATGGCGAAGTGATTGAAGCATGGTTGTTGCTGGGAGCGCTGCTGATCTTTGGCTCAAACTATTACGCACTTCGAAGCGAAGCGCGTAACAAGACCATCTAG
- a CDS encoding DUF6544 family protein, translating into MQFIWLLYPIAMLALIGLTLIVWRRSDRLNEKSAWEFLATHSSAKSHRFEYALIAELPEPAQQYFRYMIEPGTPLCSTVEIEMTGQLGLGSKEEPNYQSMQAHQILSPPYGLVWKLNSGALAGSDGALPDRSWTRFWLLGMIPVVRASSADHKRSAFGRVVAEAAIWAPASLLPSRFVHWESPDNETARATVRHGNFTQSVDITLDEFGIPRKVSMLRWSNENKEKIFRDQPFGGLLSDFRCYQGYRLPAHVEGGNHIDTPSYFPFFKADITKFVFHYPK; encoded by the coding sequence ATGCAATTCATCTGGCTCCTATATCCCATTGCCATGCTGGCACTCATAGGTCTGACATTGATCGTCTGGCGTCGATCGGACCGCCTCAATGAAAAATCAGCATGGGAATTTCTTGCCACACATTCCAGTGCAAAATCGCACCGTTTCGAATATGCGCTCATTGCGGAATTGCCAGAGCCCGCACAACAATATTTTCGCTACATGATCGAACCAGGCACCCCCCTTTGCAGCACGGTCGAAATTGAAATGACCGGCCAGCTGGGCCTCGGTTCCAAGGAAGAACCAAACTATCAATCCATGCAGGCACATCAGATATTGTCGCCGCCATACGGACTGGTTTGGAAGCTGAATTCAGGCGCACTAGCCGGCTCAGATGGCGCATTACCGGATAGATCATGGACACGGTTCTGGCTTTTGGGGATGATCCCTGTTGTCAGAGCCAGCAGTGCCGATCATAAGCGTTCAGCATTTGGCAGAGTTGTCGCTGAAGCTGCGATCTGGGCCCCTGCAAGCCTTCTACCCAGCAGGTTTGTGCATTGGGAAAGCCCTGACAATGAGACTGCCCGCGCCACCGTCCGGCATGGCAACTTCACCCAATCTGTCGATATAACCCTGGATGAGTTCGGCATACCCAGGAAAGTCTCGATGCTACGGTGGAGCAATGAAAACAAAGAAAAAATCTTCCGTGATCAGCCCTTTGGCGGCCTATTGTCAGATTTCAGATGTTACCAAGGCTACAGATTGCCTGCTCATGTGGAAGGCGGTAATCACATCGATACGCCATCCTACTTCCCTTTCTTCAAAGCTGACATAACAAAATTCGTCTTTCACTATCCAAAATGA
- a CDS encoding TetR/AcrR family transcriptional regulator: protein MTKQDPNRANQILSHAQILFFQGGYEDTSIADIVKSAGVTKGAFYHHFSSKADILEQLLDRLVAHLGARLNDIDLQQVSSPVDSYLTFLHVMRSEFEFPSQQANPELGRAIYLDENDSIRNKLCQKIVDLAVPVLSGILEKGLTNTKLSPDEAKAASELVMQISLAHQPALKRLRYASTPAETLDRVQEVEHLIKQQGIAIDRLIGLPDGTTELRSQKAMSKLPNLGKT, encoded by the coding sequence ATGACCAAGCAAGATCCCAACCGAGCTAATCAGATCCTGTCCCATGCACAGATCTTATTCTTTCAAGGCGGTTATGAAGATACATCGATTGCTGATATCGTAAAATCTGCAGGGGTGACCAAGGGAGCCTTCTATCATCACTTCAGCTCCAAAGCTGACATCCTTGAGCAATTGCTGGATCGTCTTGTTGCGCATCTTGGTGCACGCCTGAACGATATTGATCTGCAGCAGGTTTCCTCTCCGGTGGATAGCTATCTGACTTTTCTCCATGTGATGCGAAGCGAATTTGAGTTTCCCTCTCAGCAGGCAAATCCTGAACTGGGACGGGCCATCTATCTTGATGAGAATGACAGCATTCGAAACAAGCTTTGTCAGAAAATAGTTGATCTGGCGGTACCGGTGCTTAGCGGAATTTTGGAAAAGGGACTGACAAACACAAAACTCTCCCCTGATGAGGCCAAAGCCGCTTCAGAATTGGTGATGCAAATTTCATTGGCACATCAACCCGCTCTGAAACGCTTGAGATATGCTTCAACACCTGCTGAAACCTTGGACCGGGTGCAAGAAGTGGAGCATCTAATCAAGCAACAGGGCATAGCTATTGATCGCCTGATTGGTTTGCCAGATGGGACAACAGAACTGAGAAGCCAAAAGGCAATGTCCAAGCTTCCAAATCTTGGCAAAACATAG
- a CDS encoding LacI family DNA-binding transcriptional regulator, with product MAVTLKDVALKAGVSTSAVSRTFTEGASVSAKTRKKVEKAASELGYRPNVLASSLTTRRTKLIGLVSNNFHNPVFLQVFDLFTQMLQQKGLRPLLVNLSGDIGPDKALDMLLQYSVDGVIVASSTLQPDFAKSFRDADIPVVHSFGRCIAAPSVHTVGIDNRHSGEIAAQLLIDKGYQKIGFLGGPQKATSTQDRLEGFETIFARHPELDLSINFADDYSFDAGREAMGKILKGKRSEAYFCGDDVLTIGALSAAQSAGLSVPEDIGFMGLNDMEMAGWDNINLTTIHHPIRQIITSSVELLVDCLDDPARMPETRLFPCHVVERGTLRS from the coding sequence ATGGCGGTCACTCTCAAGGATGTCGCACTGAAAGCCGGGGTTTCCACCTCTGCTGTCTCTCGCACCTTCACCGAAGGCGCGAGCGTGTCCGCCAAAACGCGCAAGAAAGTTGAAAAAGCTGCAAGCGAGCTGGGTTATCGCCCCAATGTGCTGGCCTCCAGCCTGACCACCCGCCGCACCAAGTTGATCGGTCTGGTCTCAAACAACTTTCACAACCCGGTCTTTCTGCAGGTCTTCGATCTATTCACCCAGATGCTGCAGCAAAAAGGCCTGCGTCCGCTACTGGTCAATCTGTCGGGCGATATCGGCCCGGACAAGGCGCTGGACATGTTGCTGCAATATAGCGTCGACGGCGTGATCGTTGCCTCCTCTACCCTGCAGCCCGACTTTGCCAAGAGCTTTCGTGATGCTGATATCCCGGTGGTGCATTCCTTCGGCCGCTGTATCGCCGCGCCAAGTGTGCATACCGTTGGCATCGACAACCGGCATTCCGGTGAGATCGCCGCGCAATTGCTGATCGACAAGGGCTATCAGAAAATCGGCTTCCTGGGTGGCCCACAAAAAGCCACCTCCACACAAGACCGCCTGGAAGGCTTCGAAACCATCTTTGCCCGCCATCCGGAACTGGATCTCAGCATCAATTTTGCCGATGATTATTCCTTTGATGCAGGGCGTGAGGCCATGGGCAAGATCCTGAAAGGCAAGCGCTCCGAGGCCTATTTCTGCGGCGATGATGTGCTGACCATCGGCGCGCTCAGTGCCGCGCAATCGGCTGGCCTGTCCGTGCCAGAAGATATCGGCTTCATGGGCCTCAATGACATGGAAATGGCAGGTTGGGACAATATCAACCTCACCACCATCCATCACCCCATCCGCCAGATCATCACCTCATCCGTCGAGCTTCTGGTCGATTGCCTGGACGATCCCGCCCGCATGCCGGAAACCCGCCTCTTCCCCTGCCATGTGGTGGAACGAGGAACGCTGCGGAGTTGA
- a CDS encoding serine hydrolase domain-containing protein has translation MDQKLRKAMNAGKLEGLHSAVVVLTGKLIASSYFSGMDERWGRPLGNVEHGFTTLHDTRSITKSVVSLLYGIALADHDVPDINQPLLDFFPDYQDLRDGSAREQITVRDALIMKMGTKWNEDLPYTNPRNSEIAMEMADGIAPGKTWSYNGGAVAILAKLISEGTGQSIEHFAQQKLFAPLGITEFEWVKGADGVPSAASSLRLTASDLAKIGTMIAQNGQYQNGQYKGQQIVPKDWLEASFQPASTLRNGVQYGVLWYLASGPIGDQIIFALGNGGQRLTIQPRTRFVVSTFTGNYNGPKAWQLSLKVLLEYVIPEASKHRK, from the coding sequence ATGGATCAAAAGCTGAGAAAGGCGATGAATGCCGGTAAACTGGAAGGCCTTCACTCTGCCGTCGTTGTACTGACTGGCAAGCTGATAGCCAGCTCCTACTTTTCCGGTATGGATGAACGCTGGGGAAGGCCATTGGGAAATGTAGAGCATGGTTTCACCACGCTCCATGACACACGTTCGATCACCAAATCCGTCGTCAGTCTGCTCTATGGCATAGCACTTGCGGACCATGATGTACCTGACATCAACCAACCCTTGCTGGATTTTTTCCCTGATTATCAGGATTTACGAGATGGTTCTGCTCGTGAGCAAATCACCGTTCGAGACGCCCTGATCATGAAGATGGGAACCAAATGGAACGAAGATCTGCCCTATACGAATCCACGCAACAGCGAAATTGCGATGGAGATGGCCGATGGTATCGCCCCCGGCAAAACCTGGTCTTATAATGGTGGAGCCGTTGCCATTCTTGCCAAACTGATTTCTGAAGGAACAGGACAATCAATTGAGCATTTTGCACAACAGAAGCTTTTTGCTCCTCTTGGAATCACTGAATTTGAGTGGGTAAAAGGAGCAGATGGCGTACCATCCGCTGCGTCCAGCTTGCGATTGACCGCTTCTGACCTCGCCAAGATAGGCACCATGATTGCCCAGAATGGCCAATACCAGAATGGCCAATATAAGGGCCAGCAAATTGTACCCAAAGATTGGCTGGAAGCCTCATTTCAACCCGCTTCGACCCTTCGCAATGGCGTCCAATATGGTGTCCTTTGGTATCTGGCATCCGGCCCGATTGGTGACCAGATAATCTTCGCTCTCGGGAATGGAGGCCAGCGCCTCACCATTCAACCAAGAACCCGCTTTGTGGTTTCCACCTTTACCGGAAATTATAACGGCCCAAAGGCGTGGCAATTATCTTTGAAGGTTCTATTGGAATACGTAATCCCCGAAGCATCCAAACATAGAAAATAA
- a CDS encoding ABA4-like family protein, with protein sequence MNDLFVAVNLLALVGWCFLIFAPKAEITRIALNNMLLPGLLCLIYSAFLITEIFLRAGSGEGGFTSITAVQGLFSAPNGVLLGWTHYLAFDLFVGIWIVERARFQNRWPLILILISCMLFGPLGLLLFLGQQAIMQRVSI encoded by the coding sequence ATGAATGATCTGTTTGTTGCCGTTAACCTGCTTGCATTGGTTGGCTGGTGTTTTTTGATATTTGCACCAAAAGCAGAAATAACCCGCATAGCATTGAACAACATGCTTTTACCGGGCTTACTATGCCTGATTTACAGTGCCTTTCTGATCACTGAAATCTTCCTGAGAGCTGGCTCTGGTGAAGGTGGCTTTACCAGTATAACCGCAGTTCAGGGGCTTTTTTCTGCGCCTAATGGGGTTCTGTTGGGATGGACGCATTATCTGGCCTTTGATCTTTTTGTGGGGATCTGGATCGTGGAGCGTGCCCGATTTCAAAACCGCTGGCCTCTTATTCTCATCCTGATTTCATGCATGCTGTTTGGACCATTGGGGCTGCTTCTATTTCTTGGACAGCAAGCCATTATGCAACGTGTCTCTATTTGA